One stretch of Oncorhynchus clarkii lewisi isolate Uvic-CL-2024 chromosome 3, UVic_Ocla_1.0, whole genome shotgun sequence DNA includes these proteins:
- the LOC139406118 gene encoding glycine receptor subunit alpha-2-like has protein sequence MNRPFVNVLTALFACLMETNNSRVVDAKEHESRSGSTTNLSPSDFLDSLMGRTSGYDARIRPNFKGPPVNVTCNIFINSFGSIAETTMDYRVNIFLRQKWRDPRLAYSKYPDSSLDLDPSMLDSIWKPDLFFANEKGANFHDVTTDNKLLRVFKDGTVLYSIRLTLILSCPMDLKNFPMDMQICTMQLESFGYTMNDLIFEWESKDKNPVQVAAGLTLPQFIMRDEKELGYCTKSYNTGKFTCIEVKFHLERQMGYYLIQMYIPSLLIVILSWVSFWINMDAAPARVALGITTVLTMTTQSSGSRASLPKVSYVKAIDIWMAVCLLFVFAALLEYAGVNFVSRQQKEFLRLRRRQRRTHRDDDMRDGFNYSGYGMTHCLKDGSAVKNAVPNSGPAPPTSKEKEVIRKRFVDRAKRIDTVSRAAFPMAFLLFNIFYWITYKVIRHEDIGMQSG, from the exons ATGAATCGCCCctttgtcaacgtcttgactgcTTTATTTGCATGTTTAATGGAGACCAACAACAGCAG GGTGGTGGATGCCAAGGAGCATGAGTCCAGATCAGGCTCTACTACTAACTTGTCTCCCTCAGACTTTCTGGACTCATTAATGGGTAGAACATCTGGTTATGATGCACGAATACGACCAAACTTCAAAG GTCCCCCAGTTAATGTTACCTGCAACATATTTATCAACAGCTTTGGTTCTATAGCAGAAACTACAATG GATTACAGAGTGAACATCTTCCTGCGACAGAAGTGGAGAGACCCTCGGTTGGCATACAGCAAATACCCAGACTCGTCTCTTGACCTGGACCCGTCCATGTTGGATTCTATTTGGAAACCTGATCTGTTCTTCGCCAACGAGAAAGGCGCCAACTTTCATGATGTCACCACAGACAACAAGCTCCTGAGGGTCTTCAAAGATGGGACCGTCCTGTACAGTATCAG GTTGACTCTCATTCTATCTTGTCCGATGGATCTGAAGAACTTTCCCATGGACATGCAGATCTGTACCATGCAACTGGAGAGCT TTGGCTACACCATGAATGATTTGATCTTTGAGTGGGAGAGCAAGGACAAAAATCCTGTACAGGTGGCCGCTGGGTTGACCCTCCCCCAGTTCATCATGAGAGATGAGAAGGAGCTTGGCTACTGTACCAAAAGCTACAACACCG GTAAATTCACCTGCATTGAGGTGAAGTTCCACTTGGAGAGACAGATGGGTTACTACCTGATCCAGATGTACATCCCCAGCCTCCTCATCGTCATCCTGTCCTGGGTCTCCTTCTGGATCAACATGGACGCCGCTCCCGCCAGGGTGGCACTGGGCATCACCACCGTGCTCACCATGACAACCCAGAGCTCCGGCTCCCGAGCCTCCCTTCCTAAG GTCTCCTATGTGAAGGCCATTGATATCTGGATGGCCGTGTGTCTTCTGTTTGTATTTGCTGCCCTACTGGAATACGCTGGGGTTAACTTTGTCTCCAGGCAACAGAAAGAGTTCCTTCGCTTGAGGCGAAGACAGAGGCGGACTCACAGG GATGACGACATGAGGGATGGCTTCAATTACTCGGGTTACGGCATGACTCATTGTCTGAAGGATGGGTCGGCTGTTAAAAACGCTGTCCCAAACTCCGGCCCGGCACCACCTACCTCTAAAGAAAAAGAGGTGATAAGGAAGAGGTTTGTGGACAGGGCCAAGAGGATTGACACTGTGTCCCGAGCAGCCTTCCCTATGgccttcctcctcttcaacaTCTTCTATTGGATAACATACAAGGTCATCAGGCATGAGGACATTGGCATGCAGTCAGGGTAG